Genomic window (Streptomyces clavuligerus):
AGCGCGGGTTTCTGCGCGACCGCGCCGCCCGCGTACCCCACCGCGGCGATCAGACAGAGGAACACCCCCAGCACGGAGGCGCTTCCGTCACCGGACATGGACAGCCCCACGGTGACGGCCCCCACGAAGGAGACGACCATTCCGGCGATGAGTCTGGGCGGCAGCGCCTCGCCCAGCAGCCGCGCACCGAGCAGGGCGATCAGGAGCGGCCCGATGTTCACGATCATCGCGGCGGTGCCCGCGTCGACCTCCTGCTCACCCCAGTTGAGCACCACCATGTAGACGCCGAACCAGAGCAGTCCGGAGACCCCGATCCCGGGCCAGGCGGCGCGCGGCGGCAGGCCCTCGCGCCGTATCAGCAGTACGCAGCCGAGGGCGAGCGCCCCGGCGAGGAGTCGGCCGAGGGCGAGCGCGCCGGGTGAGTACGACTCCCCGGCGCTGCGGATCGAGACGAAGGCGGAGGCCCAGAGAACGACGGTGACGCCCGCGGCGGCCAGGGCCGTCCAGCGTGCTCGATCGGCGGATATACGCAAGTGTGCCATGGTCATGACCGTATGCGCCGTACATTTCGGCGCCTGCCGCAGGGGTGTGGGACGCCCTGCGCGGTTGCGCTGCTGGTACGGCGGTCATGGGGCGGTGATGCCGAGGCCCAGCGGGCTCCGCCGGGGCGCATCCCCTGTGACGGCCCCGCCCAACACCGGCTCACCCGGCACGGGCGGCACAGGACCGTCCGGCCGTCGGCTCCTCGCCCCGGGACGGATATCGGCCTCTCCTACAGGTATGAGCCATTCCGTATATGACGGACAGACGGATATCTGGTGGAGGGGTTCCCCCGCGCTTAGCATGCCGTCCGTCCGTGTCCCCCGCGCCGCACCGCTGGTCCCGCGGTCCCTGCCGGAAGACGGCCCGGGGCCGGGCCGATACGGGCCCAGAGTGCCCGACATACACCGACACTCGCTGATATGCACTGATACATACCGACACGCACCGGTAGGTGTCCGGCTCTCCCCTGGAGCCGGAGAACCACGGGAGAGGGAGGGCGACGATGCAACATCCCCGAACGGCCTCGGTGGCGACGGCGCCGGGGGCCCTGCCGCTACTGGGCCATCTGCCGCGTTTCGTCCGGGCGCCGCTGGCGTTCGTCCGGACGCTGCCCGCCCACGGCGAACTGGTCGAGATCCGGCTCGGCACCCGGCGCATGGTGGTGGTCTGCGACCTGGAGCTGACCCGGACACTGCTGCGGCACGACCGGGTCTTCGACAAGGGCGGGCCGCTCTACCGGCGGCTGGAGGAGGTCGGCGGCGTCGGCCTCGCCACCTGCCCCGCGAGCGAGCACCGACGGCAGCGGCGGCTCGTTCAACCCGCCTTTCACCAGCGGTGCTTCCCCGGCTATGCGCAGATCATGACCGACCGGACGGACGCCGCGCTCACCTGCTGGCAGGAGGGCGGGACCGTCGACCTCACCCGGGAGACCCGGCGCATCACGGCCGATGTGCTGGTCGCGACCGTCTTCGGCGCCGATCTCGACCCGGCGGTCCACGCCCTCCTCGCGGCGGACCTCCATGAACTGCTGGCGGGCGTCTTCCGGCGCAGCCTGCTGCCGGAGCCGCTGTGCCGGCTCCCCACCCCCGGCAACCGGCGCCACGCACGGGCCTCGGCCCGGGCCCGGCGGCTGATGGGCGAACTGATCGCCGGACACCGCGCGGCGGGAGCCGCCTCCCACCGCACACCGGACGGACCCGCGGACCCCCGGTCAGGGCTGCTGTCACTGCTGCTGGCCGCGCGGGACCCGGAAGGCGGCCCCGCGTTCAGCGACGAGGAACTCATCGACCACGCCGTCACCCTCTATGTCTCGGGCACCGAGACAACGGCGGGGGCGGTGTGCTGGGCCCTCCACTTCAGCGCGCTGCACCCGCCGGTCCACCGGCGGCTGACGGAGGAGATCGCCACCGTACTCGGGGGCCGCACCGCCACCTGGGCGGATCTGCCCCGGCTCCGCTACACCCGGCAGACCCTGACCGAAGCGCTCCGGCTCTGCCCGCCCGGCTGGCTCCTCACCCGCCGGACCGAGGAGGACACGACCCTCGGCCCGTACGCCCTGCCCCGGGGCACCGTCCTCGCCTACAGCCCCTATCTGCTCCACCATCTGCCCGAGGAACACCCCGACCCGGACACCTTCGACCCAAACCGCTGGCAGCCGGGCCCGGACGGCTCCCCGCCGCCACCGCTCTTCCTGGCCTTCGGCGCCGGACCCCGCCGCTGCATCGGCGACGAGTTCGCCTACCTCCAAGGCACCCTGCTCCTCGCGAGCCTGCTCTCCCACTGGGACCTCCACCCCCACCCCAGCACCCGCCCCCTGCCCCGCCTCCCCCAACTCACCCTGAACCCGGGCCCACTCCCCACCCACCTGACCCGCCCGAAACACCACCACCCGAGCCCTGCCCGCCCCCGCCCCTGACCGTCCGCTGCTCCGCCCTGCCCGAACGGGAGCGGTGCCTCCAGACCGCAACCTCTTGACAACGCTCTGCAACCACCCTTTAACTCTGCGGAGGCTGTGTGAAAGCAGTGAACTTTTGAGACTGAAGTGGTGGATGAGAAACAAGTGAAACGTGTTCTCCGGCCAAGGCGCCGGAGCAGAAATCGGCTGACGGCCCGTGGGGTGGTGGGCGGCCTCGTCCTCGCGCTGACCGCCGGAATCGCCCCGGCCGTCGCTCAGCCCGCCGCCGGAGCCCCGGCGGCGGTGCCGCTTCAGATGTCGCCCCAGTCGCCGTCCGGTCCGCCCGCGGTCGGGCGGACGGCGGAGGGGGAGCCCTCCGTCGTCACCACTGATGCCGCGCTGGCCGAGGCGAAACGTTCCGGCAGATCTGTCGAGATCGCCTCGATGCGCAGCGAGACCAGCGAGGTTCTCGCCACGCCCGGCGGCGGACTGGAGTCCCGTATCCATCTGCGCCCGGTACGGGTGCGGACCGAGAACGGCTGGTCGCCGGTCGACACCGGGCTGACGCGCTCCCCGGAGGGCAAGGTCGTCCCCAAGGCCACGGTCGTCGGCCTGGAGTTCTCCAAGGGCGGCAGTGAGCCGCTGGTCCGGATGGAGAAGGCAGGGCGTGAAATGTCCCTGTCCTGGCCCGGCACACTGCCCGCGCCCGAACTGAACGGTCCTACCGCCACCTACCGCGAGGTGCTGCCTGGAGTCGATCTGCGGATGGAGGCACAGCAGGACGGCTTCACTCAGCTCCTGGTGGTCAAGTCCGCGGCGGCAGCCGCCGACAAGAGGTTGGCGGAGCTGCGTCTGGCGCTCGCCGCGGAAGGGCTGGAGGTCCGGCAGACGGCCGGCGGCGGTCTGGCGGCCGTGGACGCGAGTTCCGGGGGCACGGTGTTCGAGGCGCCCCGGCCGGTGATGTGGGACTCCAGCGCTCCTCCCTCCGGCGCCGGTCCGCCCGCGGCCCGGAAGCAGACCGCCCGCACCTCGGGCGGTGCCCCGGGGGCGCAGCCGGGCACGGAACCCGGAGCCGGTGAGTCCGGCAAGCTGGCACCTGTGGGGGTGGAACTCCCCGCCACCGGTGACGCGCTGATCCTGAAGCCCGACACCGGGGTGCTCTCCGGTCCTGACACGGTCTATCCGGTCTTCATCGACCCGCAGTGGAACTCGCCTCGGGCCTCGGCGTGGACAATGGTCTCGAAGTACTGGAACGGCCAGCCCCAGTGGAAGTTCAACGGGAAGTCCACCGAGGGGCTGGGCCTGTGCAACTGGCACTACTGCAACCCTCACGACACCAAGCGGCTGTTCTACCAGATCGACACCTCGGGTCTGGCCGGCAAGCGGATCGAGAGCGCGGAGTTCGTCGTCCGCAACACCTGGTCGGCCTCGTGCTCGGCACGTGGGGTCGAGCTGTGGCGGACCAAGTCCATCAACGACCGGACGACCTGGGACTCCCAGCAGGAGTCAGGCTTCTGGATCAAGGAACTCTCGTCCCGGTCCTTCGCCCACGGTTTTGAGGGCTGTGTGGCGAAGGACGCCGAGTTCGATGTGCGGACCGAGGTACAGGCGGCGGTCAACAGCAGAACATCTGCCATGACCTTCGGCCTGAGGGCGGCCAGCGAGACCGACGCGTACGCCTGGAAGCGTTTCTCGGACCAGGCCCATCTGCGGGTGAAGTACAACCGGCCCCCGCCGCAGATCAAGACATCGCAATTGGCGATGGAGTACGGCGGCACCTGCCCGGGCCCTGACTCACCCGCCCGGGTACGCACCCGGGGCAAGCTCTACGCCAGGGACATCACGGACCCGGATGGTGATCCGGTCGCCGTCAAGTTCCAGGCCACCTGGGACAGCGGTGACGGCAAGGGGGCGATCCCCCGCTGGCAACCGGGCTGGACGACCGCGAAGAACTCCGGCAGCGGTTTCGCGATCGAGTTGCCGACGTCCATACCGGTGGACCGGGAGGTCTCGTGGTACGTGAAGTCACGGGACGGCGAGGGCGCCGGAAGCGCGGAGTCGCCCTGGTCCAACGCAGGAGACCCGACCGGCTGCTACTTCCTCTACGACGGCGATGCTCCGAAGGCTCCGAAGGTCACCTCTCGTGAGTACCCCGCCTCCGACAGCGCGAATCCGCTGGACCCCTGGCGGGACGGTGTCGGCAACTACGGCACGTTCGAGATCAAGGCGGTCAACGGCGATGTCACCCGCTATCGCTATGGCATCAACAGCAATCCCTCGGCCGCGAACACCCTGACGACATCGGGCGGCGCAGCGCGAAGTATCCCGGTGCTGCCGTCCAGGACGGGCCTGAACTTCATCACCGCGCAGGCATTCGACGAGGTCGGCAACGACAGCGAGATCTACACCTACGAGTACCGGGTCAGGGCGGGCCAGCCCGAGCGCGCGACCTGGACGATGAACGAACCGGACCGGAAGACGGAGATCACGGGAACCGCTGGTGACCGGGTCGCCGAGCTGCGCGGCGGTGCCACGACCGGGGTGCCGGGGGCCGTCGGGACGGCTCTGTCTCTCGACGGCGTGGACGACCACGCGTTCACCGAACTCTCCTCGGTCGCCACCGAGGCCGCGTTCTCGGTATCCGCCTGGGTGAAGCTGTCGAAACTGCCGGACGGGGCGGCGGTCATCGCGGCCCAGCCCGGTAACCACCGTCCGGGGTTCGAGCTCTACTACTCCAAGAGCTATGACCGCTGGGTGTTCAACCAGTACACGTCCGACACGGCGGACGCGACTCCGGTACGGGCCATGGCCCCCGCCGCCGGCGGTGTCCGGGCGGGCGAGTGGACCCATCTGGTCGGCACCCACAGCCAGGGCTCGGGCGAGCTCAAGCTCTATGTCCAGGGCAAGCTGGTGGGCACGACGGCACACACCGGCTCCTGGGACGCGCGCCGCGGTCTCCAGATCGGCGCTGGGTCCTACAGCGGTCGGCTCGACTCCTTCTTCCCCGGCGCCATCGACGAACTGCGGATCTACGACAAGCCGCTCTCGCCGGACGACGTCACCCGGCTCCATGCCAAGCAGCCCATCGGAACCGGCCGCCCCGCGCGCGCTGTCCTCCCGCTCGACGAGCCGGCCGGAGCGACCGAGGTCATCGGCCGCGCCGATGTCGACGCCGCCGCTCTGAAGGGCGGGGCCTCCATGCCCGGTGAGCCCGGCATGGACGGCAACGCGCTCAGACTGGACGGAAAGGACGACTACGCGGTCACCACCGCACCGCACCTCAACAACGAGCGCAGCTTCGCCGTATCGGCGTGGGTGAGACTGGACGCCATCCCCGGGCAGGCTGCGATCGTGGCCACCCAGGCAGGTACCCATAAGTCGGGCTTCGAGCTGTACTACTCCAGCTCCCTGAACAAGTGGGTGTTCAACCAGTACGCCACGGACACTCCGGAATCGGGCGCCATCAGGGCCATCGCCGAGGGCAAAGAGGTCCACGCCGAGTCATGGACCCATCTGGTCGGCGTCCACGACACTGTCGCCAACCGGCTGACGCTCTATGTCAACGGAGCCGAGGCAGGCCGCGCGGAGGTCACCGACACCTGGTACGCGGGCGGTCCGGTACAGATCGGAGCGGGCTCCTACGACCGTCGGCCCGGCTCCTTCTTCCCCGGGCTCATCGACGACGTCAGGCTCTTCGACCGGCCGGTCTCCGGTCCCGAGGTGCAGATGCTGTTCAAACAGCGGGCCCTGGTCAAGGGCCGCTGGAACTTCGAGGAGACCACCGCCGGGACGCCCGCCACCACGCCCGACGGGCTCAAGACAGGTGGCACGGCCCTGACGCTGCAAGGGGCGGCTCAGCTCACCGACGCGTTCCAGGTCGATCAGCGGGCACTGAAGCTCAACGGCTCCGACGCCTACGCCATGACGTCCACGGTCCCCGTGGACACCAGTGGCAGTTTCACCGTCACCGCATGGGCACAGGCGACGGCGAAGCCCAAGCACAGCGTGGCCGTCGTCAGTGCCTCGGGCCTCCTCCGCAACGCCTTCGAGATCCGCTATCAGCCGGGCAACGCGGCGGACGCGCACGACCCCGGCTACTGGGAGGTGACCGTCACGGGCAAGGACAGCCTGGGCTCGGAGACCGATCTCCTGGTGAAGAGGGTCAGGCACACCGGGGCCTCCCGGGTCGACGAGTGGACCCATCTGGCCCTCGTCCACGACGGCTTCGACAAGGAACTCCGTCTCTATGTGAACGGGGTGCTCCAGGAAGAGGAGTGCCCCGACCTCGACGGGAACAACAAGCCCGATGAGCCCGGCTGCGCCGACCGCATCTCCTGGACGGAGAACGCCCCGGTCTTCAAGGCGATCCGGAATCTGTTCGTCGGGCGGGCGAGACTCGACAACGCCGGCACGTACTTCTCCGGACTGATCGACGACGTCTGGGTCTTCCAGGGAGCGCTGAGCGACACCCAGGTCGAGATGGTCAAGGCCAGGCTGTTCGACGCCCCCACCGAGGTCCCGACGGACCTCTGACACCGAGGACGGACGCGGTGTCCGGGCACCCGGCCCGGACACCGCCCCCGGCACACCCGCGTGCCGTTCACCGCTCAAGGTCCATGACCGCTCAAGGTCCACGCCGCTCCGCCGCAGGGCGCGCGGCGTCCGACAACGAGGAACACCACCCATGAAACCCCCTTCGATACGTCTGCGCAGAGCGCTGTTCAGACGTACGACACTGGCCCTCTCCACGGTGATGATCGCCACCGTGATCCAGGGCGTCACCCTTCCGGCGGAGGCGGAGAGCCGTACCCCGCCTCCATTGCCGGGAGTACCGTCGGCCGAGAAGCCGGTCGCCGGCAGCTTCGGCACCGCGTCCGTTCCCCGGGCCTCCTGGCGCGGACCTCAGGGACCGCAGCAGCAGCCGCGGGCCTCCTGGCCCGCCCCGGGCCGTACCACGGTCGCCGTGTCCGACCCCGGGGTCCCCGGCGCCGCACGGTCCGCCACTGCCCGGAGCGGTCCGATCCGGATCACCCCCGCAGCTCTCGATCCCGCACAGAAGCAGCGGAGCACGCGGACCGCGGGGCAGGCCGCACCCAGGACCGTCGAGACCCGGATACTCGACCGGAAGCAGACCGAACGCGCCGGAGTCAAGGGCGTCCTCTTCACCGTGGCCCCCGGCCCCGGCACCACAGCGGCGCGGACCGCTCCGGTCGGGGTCACCCTGGACTACGCGGACTTCGCCGGAGCGTTCGGCGGCTCCTACGCCTCCCGTCTGCGCCTGGTGCAACTCCCCGCCTGCGCGCTGACCACCCCCGCCAAGGACGCCTGCCGCACGGAGACCCCGCTGGCGGGCAAGAACGACACGGTCCGTCAGACCCTGACGGCGAAGTCCGTCGGCATGCGCCTCGGGGCGGCGACCGTCCTGGCCGCCGTGGCGGCACCCGAGGGCGACAAGGGCACCTACAAGGCCACCTCACTGGCCTCTTCCGCATCCTGGAGCACCAACCTCAACACCGGTGACTTCACCTGGTCCTACGGCATGCCCGTGCCCGGTGTGCCGGGTGAACTGGCACCGAAGGTCGGGCTCCACTACTCCTCGGGTTCCATCGACGGGCGCACCGGCAACTCGAACAATCAGGCGTCCTGGGTCGGTGACGGCTTCGAACTGTCACCGGGCTCCATCGAGCGCCGGTACAAGCCGTGCTCAGAGGACGGGGCCG
Coding sequences:
- a CDS encoding DMT family transporter, with protein sequence MTMAHLRISADRARWTALAAAGVTVVLWASAFVSIRSAGESYSPGALALGRLLAGALALGCVLLIRREGLPPRAAWPGIGVSGLLWFGVYMVVLNWGEQEVDAGTAAMIVNIGPLLIALLGARLLGEALPPRLIAGMVVSFVGAVTVGLSMSGDGSASVLGVFLCLIAAVGYAGGAVAQKPALKHASALQVTAFGCLTGAVLCLPFTGQLVAEAGQAPLSATLNMVYLGVFPTALAYTTWAYALARTTAGRMGATTYAVPALVVLMSWAVLDEVPGPLTLLGGVLCLAGVAVSRSRNGSGDRDRGDDQARAAGTETTATEATENASPSARS
- a CDS encoding cytochrome P450 translates to MQHPRTASVATAPGALPLLGHLPRFVRAPLAFVRTLPAHGELVEIRLGTRRMVVVCDLELTRTLLRHDRVFDKGGPLYRRLEEVGGVGLATCPASEHRRQRRLVQPAFHQRCFPGYAQIMTDRTDAALTCWQEGGTVDLTRETRRITADVLVATVFGADLDPAVHALLAADLHELLAGVFRRSLLPEPLCRLPTPGNRRHARASARARRLMGELIAGHRAAGAASHRTPDGPADPRSGLLSLLLAARDPEGGPAFSDEELIDHAVTLYVSGTETTAGAVCWALHFSALHPPVHRRLTEEIATVLGGRTATWADLPRLRYTRQTLTEALRLCPPGWLLTRRTEEDTTLGPYALPRGTVLAYSPYLLHHLPEEHPDPDTFDPNRWQPGPDGSPPPPLFLAFGAGPRRCIGDEFAYLQGTLLLASLLSHWDLHPHPSTRPLPRLPQLTLNPGPLPTHLTRPKHHHPSPARPRP
- a CDS encoding LamG-like jellyroll fold domain-containing protein; the protein is MVDEKQVKRVLRPRRRSRNRLTARGVVGGLVLALTAGIAPAVAQPAAGAPAAVPLQMSPQSPSGPPAVGRTAEGEPSVVTTDAALAEAKRSGRSVEIASMRSETSEVLATPGGGLESRIHLRPVRVRTENGWSPVDTGLTRSPEGKVVPKATVVGLEFSKGGSEPLVRMEKAGREMSLSWPGTLPAPELNGPTATYREVLPGVDLRMEAQQDGFTQLLVVKSAAAAADKRLAELRLALAAEGLEVRQTAGGGLAAVDASSGGTVFEAPRPVMWDSSAPPSGAGPPAARKQTARTSGGAPGAQPGTEPGAGESGKLAPVGVELPATGDALILKPDTGVLSGPDTVYPVFIDPQWNSPRASAWTMVSKYWNGQPQWKFNGKSTEGLGLCNWHYCNPHDTKRLFYQIDTSGLAGKRIESAEFVVRNTWSASCSARGVELWRTKSINDRTTWDSQQESGFWIKELSSRSFAHGFEGCVAKDAEFDVRTEVQAAVNSRTSAMTFGLRAASETDAYAWKRFSDQAHLRVKYNRPPPQIKTSQLAMEYGGTCPGPDSPARVRTRGKLYARDITDPDGDPVAVKFQATWDSGDGKGAIPRWQPGWTTAKNSGSGFAIELPTSIPVDREVSWYVKSRDGEGAGSAESPWSNAGDPTGCYFLYDGDAPKAPKVTSREYPASDSANPLDPWRDGVGNYGTFEIKAVNGDVTRYRYGINSNPSAANTLTTSGGAARSIPVLPSRTGLNFITAQAFDEVGNDSEIYTYEYRVRAGQPERATWTMNEPDRKTEITGTAGDRVAELRGGATTGVPGAVGTALSLDGVDDHAFTELSSVATEAAFSVSAWVKLSKLPDGAAVIAAQPGNHRPGFELYYSKSYDRWVFNQYTSDTADATPVRAMAPAAGGVRAGEWTHLVGTHSQGSGELKLYVQGKLVGTTAHTGSWDARRGLQIGAGSYSGRLDSFFPGAIDELRIYDKPLSPDDVTRLHAKQPIGTGRPARAVLPLDEPAGATEVIGRADVDAAALKGGASMPGEPGMDGNALRLDGKDDYAVTTAPHLNNERSFAVSAWVRLDAIPGQAAIVATQAGTHKSGFELYYSSSLNKWVFNQYATDTPESGAIRAIAEGKEVHAESWTHLVGVHDTVANRLTLYVNGAEAGRAEVTDTWYAGGPVQIGAGSYDRRPGSFFPGLIDDVRLFDRPVSGPEVQMLFKQRALVKGRWNFEETTAGTPATTPDGLKTGGTALTLQGAAQLTDAFQVDQRALKLNGSDAYAMTSTVPVDTSGSFTVTAWAQATAKPKHSVAVVSASGLLRNAFEIRYQPGNAADAHDPGYWEVTVTGKDSLGSETDLLVKRVRHTGASRVDEWTHLALVHDGFDKELRLYVNGVLQEEECPDLDGNNKPDEPGCADRISWTENAPVFKAIRNLFVGRARLDNAGTYFSGLIDDVWVFQGALSDTQVEMVKARLFDAPTEVPTDL